The genomic interval aataaagactGAATTCCTATGATAACCTTAATTACAGATACCTGGTGTAAACGCTAAACGCTCGAACAACGTCAATTACGATGCATCATCCGGAGTGGTActgctataaaataattgtatataataaaataaaatacttgtatatacagggtaattcagGTAGGTAGCGAGAGCCGATCAGGGTTATGTTGCTATTGATAATGATAGCAATtcggttataatttatgagtGATATTTCACATTTCACATTTCGAATTTATTGGAAACTTGCAAGATGGATGcattaacagaaataaaatacaaattattaccAGAAGCTAAAGTACCAATCAGAAATGGATCCAAGAAAGGTATCTGTGCCTAACTGCATCGAGATTTGGTGATGTATGTACGATGAGAAATGACACGTCttgcttaaataaagttaaattaatcttGTACTCGGAATTTGCTAGAAACAATAACACTAAACATGGCCAAGACTATGAATGGCTAgcagtaaaaaaattttaaagtaaatataaCTTGTCAGCAAACTCTTGAGCTCTATTCATCCGTAAGATGTATGGATTCTAGTTGCAAGTccaaatgaaacaataaaaaacgaaaatgccaTCGTCGAGGTGAAGTGTCCAGCGAATTTCAAGAGCTTCCTAAAGGCTCATTTCAACGatggcaaattaaaatttcctaaagatttttctattcagggctgttttatttattacactattagccatattttctatacttgaattattatttaatattattacctattaattaggtattacatattatttcatttacttaTACAAGGTGATGCAGACCATCCACGcagtccatttttttaaacggaaATATTCATAAGTTAGaatgaaaagtaataatattcataaaatggATATGCTTTGCACAGCCAAGAAACCAAAACACGTCTACGTAAGATTACATTTATTCATctattacatttttctttaatttttgtaactacctctgttttaaaataaaattacttacacgGTTAATCTGAGTCACCTGTATATCAAGAGCGcataataatacaacaaagatataatttataaattttgtaccGAACTTTTCACATTCCGTATATGGCgaatatatctattttaatataaaatgaagttacaaatgttattttctttttaacatgttataaatgttttatgccTCGCAAAATTATGTATgtcatttgaaataaattgatttttgcctTACATTCTATTGAATTATAATCCCACAATCTTAGATGTTCTCAACCTCTTTCTCTAATTtctctatttaaaaattaatattctattCATATCGAAAAAAGGCATGAAAAAACTGATATTTGCGTAATGTAAATTGCTGTGAaccaaaatacttaaaaaaaaaacaaacgtagTAAAAAAGTGGGCTACGACTacgattgttaataaaaaaccaaaataataaacaaattggaaagtcaataaaaagattgattgtgatttgtaattaagaaaaattaattaagttaattaagaaaaacatcgtgttaagaaaaacacgatgtttttttatctataaaggGTCGGGCCTAGTAGAAAATAAACTCCGCCTCGTAGCTTCCGAACGTCCGTCGTCTGCACCCCTCGGAAACTGACCGACCTGGTAAAGTGGGCTCTTAACGtacaaaatttcttaaaatacaatcacttcaaAGAAACAAAAGTCAAGGAAGAACAATTCAACTATGTGtcgcaaaattaaaaattaaaaagaacttGAGTCAATATAAACAACTGGAAGTTGTTGGAAATTATTTAGGACTGGAGAGGAATGAAAAAGTAAAGAACGTGTTCGTGGTGGAATATGCGCAAGCGTATCAGCGGATAGGGTTGGAttataaaatcttataaacGTCTTATATCTTATGCATAAAATTTATGGGACATTTcacttattaaatatatttaaatctcaaaaaatgtctaaaagTATGGTTAAAATCTATCAAATCGTTAACTATGGAACCTATAAGCTCCTTGgactttttatgtttttaaggagtttaacatttttaatatttgatttgtttttctgaatctagatGTTTAAAGAATGCCGATTTGTGTTTCGTGAGGTGTTCTTTAACTCTAGTTTGTAAGTTACGACCTGTTTGACCTATGTAAAATTTAGGGCAGTTTTGACATTCAACTCTGTATACACCACTTAATTCAGTATGAGGgaatttgtgtttattattgGCAATAATTTGACCAAGTTTTAGACTCGTAGAGAAAATTGGCGTGAGATTATGTTTTAATAGGTTTTACGAAGTGTTAATTTGCTGATTGCGGTGTAAAGGCAATGTTAAAAACTTGTTCCTAATAGAGCAACTAGGATAAAGTAATTTGTTTAGGTAACTATTATAAACACTGTAAAAATGCCTTGTATATCCTTTAAGTAAAAACCGTTATTGAAACCTATTTTGAGCACTTTTAGAATTTCATTCGTTTGAGCATTTTTGTCGAGAGGTGTGTTAATCAatctattaaaaagaaatctaaaactAGTTTGTTTATGTTGCATACAATTGTATGAGTATTTGGGAATGATACTATCGGTGTAGATTGGTTTACGGAAAATATCGAATGTTAGGGTGTTATTAACATTATCTCTAGAAATAACTAAGTCTAAAAAGTTAATCTTAAAGTTACTCTCAATCTCTGACGTAAATTGGAGTTTACTTATATTGTCAAAGATGTTCTTTAGGGCCACCAATTTAGCGTTAATGCCCTCAAAAGTAATTACGATATCATCGACGTATCTACCGTAGAAGgatatatctttattaattaaatcatattttgACGAGAAAATTATGTTTTCGTAATGGTTCATCGAACAGAAAAGGTCCTGTTGACAAGTTAGCTCCAAGATGTTAGTGTAGTACTATGTTAAGAttgcacattttattttatttttattacgttGGCTGCTCTTAGAAGAGTAGTAGTGGGGAGACGCCATCTCGCGGCGAGAGGAGTCAGAACGAACCGTGTTCGCATGTTGTGACAAGCATTTTGTATTAGCAATCTTTTCtacttaaataaaattaataattttacgaaTAACAAAAGCATCATTAAAAAcatggtccttcgagccgaaTGTCAAGACAATAATTTCGTCGATTCAGTGCATTTATTTCACAATAACAAGGTGTTTGTCATCATTCAATGGTTCGTGCAGATGTTCGTTCGTCATAACGGcgccaaaaccaaaaatcaatAACGGTCAAGCTGTTTGAGTTCTGCGAAGATTCAAGGCACATTCACGAAGGTTTCCGAGTATTCTTACGTGAGCCtgcaacaaaataaaacataacaatttcTATTTACCAAGTAAGTCATCCCTTATTTCCTTATTTGTGTACAAGTATCGATAAACATGACGGATAAAGAAACAAAGGCAAACGAATTAAGCGGTTTAATCCGGCGTCGTgcttctttaaaaaataaattaacaacatttGAGAAGTTTATAAAGATAGCGCAAACACAAGAAATCACAGAAAATTACACAATCGAATTATGTTCACGTATCGAGACTTTCACGtcaataataaatcaatatgAAATCATTCAAAACAACATCGATGAGTTACACGAGGATTACTTATTATAAATTGTTGTCTGAAGCAAAAGTTCGTCATAAAAGTAGCCAAATATCTGATTCAACTAATATCATTAGTAGCTGTTCACTtgtttcatttcaaaaatcaaatagtATTAAATTACCTCAAATTAAACTTCCACAATTTGGAGGAAAATATGAAGATTGGCTTGAATATAGAGACACATTTGAGTCATTAATACACGCGAATTTGGAGATTGgtgaaatagaaaaatttcattatatCAGAGCATCTTTGCACGACAAAGCTGCCCAAATCATAAATTCAATTGAATTTTCGGCCACTAATTATAACATTGCATGGGATTTGTTGTGCGAAAGGTACAACAACAAACGTCTTTTGGTTCATAATCATTTGAAATCTATATTTGGCATAAACACTATTGCAAAGGAATCTGCTATAGAAATTCGTACATTAATCGACGATATGTCAAAACATATGAGGTCTTTAACTTCATTAGATCAGCCCACTAAGCATTGGGACACACTTATTATACACATTACATCGGCCAAATTGGATCATAAAACAGCTCGAGAATGGGAGGAATGCAAATATCAAAGTGAATTTCCTACTTTAGAAGAGTTCAAACAATTTCTGAAAAGTAAAGCTGAATTATTGGAAACTTTGCAATTAAATCAGCCACAGAAACCAAACGATATTAAAAGGGTCATGTTAGTAACAAAGAATAAATGTTCTGCTTGCCAACAAGAACatcaaatttatcaatattcAAAATTCATAGAAATGCCGATCAACAAAAGAATTGAACATATCaaggaaatgaaattttgcaataattgtttaaaaccaGGCTATTTCAACGCCAATTGTAATTATGGTTCATGTAAGAAATGTAATGCACAGCACAACACGTTATTGCATTTTGACAAACCAGCTAAAAATGAATTAGCAACTACATTATCATCAAGAGTACAGTCGTCTGAAAATTTACTATCCACAGTAATATTACAAATAGCCGACAAATGAGGATTTTTTCACAGATGTCGAGCATTATTAGATTCTGGTTCgcaatcaaattttataagtaACCGGTTAGCacgtaaattaaaattgactaAAACACAGATAAACATCGCAATAAAAGGAATAAACCAAAAGTCAAGTAATATCACTGAACAATGCAAAACAATAATAAGCTCTTGTAATAGTTCATTCAAAGCGGAAATTTCATGTTTAATAGTTAAACAAATATGCGACGCATTGCCAAACAAATTCTTTGATGTTTTAACTATACCAGTACATTTACCTCTAGCTGATCCTACTTTTAATAGACCTGGCGATATAGATTTGTTAATTGGTGCAAATATTTTCTGGAAATCATTATGCGTTGGTCAAGTATCTCTGGGCAAAGGTCAACTCCTATTAAACAAAACCGTTTTTGGCTGGGTGGTGTCGGGAGAGGCAAATTCAGCTTCAGATTCACAAACGATTACATGTAATTTTTCCTACGAGAGGGATATACAACAACAATTACAACAATTTTgggaattggaaaaatttgaaaatacacGAAAACTTACCAAAGAAGAACAATTTTGCGAACAGCACTACCTTGACACTACGATTCGCAATAAAAATGGACGATTCGTCGTTAAAATTCCATTCAAGGATTCTTTAGACAAACTAGGAAATTCTTACAATATGACATTAAATAGATTTACTAATTTAGAACGTAAATTAAATGGAGATGCTTCTCGTAGAAAAGTATACAACCAATTCATGCTTGAGTACGAAAATTTAGGTCACATGATTAAGATAAACAAACCAGAAGAAGCAGATTATTCCTATTACATGCCACATCATTGCGTTCAAAAAGCAGACAGCTTAACTACTAAACATAGAGTGGTTTTCGATGCATCGGCTAGCACTTCAAGTGGTTATAGCATAAATGATCTTCAAATGATGGGTCCTGTGATTCAGGCAGAtttgttttctattttgaTTAGATTTCGCCAACATAAGATTGCAGTGACTGCTGACATCTGAAAAATGTATAGGCAGATACTTATTGATCCCAGTCAAAGATCATTACAAAGAGTTTTATGGTGAGATGGTGCAGATAAAGATGTTTCAGTTTACGAATTAAACACCGTTACATATGGAACAGCAACAGCATCTTACTTAGCTATTAGATCTTTATTACAAACGACTCTTAAGAATGAAAACTTACAAGAGGCATCATTGAGAATTAAAAGAGACTTTTATGTCGATGATTTGATAACAGGTTTTGATTCTGTAGAAGAAGCCACAAAGATTTGCGAacaaataacaaacattttaagatCTTACGGTTTCGAATTGGCAAAATGGAATAGTAATATAACGAAAAGGTTTAGTGATATACATACCTTGGATTCCACGtcaaatattatttctttGGGAAACGATTAAGTTACGAAAACGCTTGGTCTGTTTTGGGCACATGAAAGGGATAATTTatcttacaaaataaaacttaagcACTATAAAGACGTAAATAAGAGAACGATATTATCTATCATTGGTCAAATATTCGATCCTCTTGGTCTACTTAGTCCTATTACAGTCAAAGCCAAAATACTCCTTCAGAAATTATGGAAAGCAAAGGTTACTTGGGAAGGATTTTGTGCCACATTAAAGGCTATTGAGAATATTGAAATTCCTAGATTATATTAGGAGAATGcaaacaacaaattcaaattcatGGGTTTGCAGATGCTTCCGAAAAAGCATATGGTTGTTGCATTTATTTGAGGTCCGAAAATGGTGATTACGTAAACACTAGATTACTTTGtgcaaaatcaaaagttgCACCACTGAAAATAACCACTATTTCTAGATTGGAATTATGTGCATGTTTACATTTAGCGAAAATGTTAACCATTGAGAAGAGGTCACTGACTTTggatttacataaaatttatctttGGACAGATTCAAAAATCGTATTGGCGTGGTTGAATGCAAATGCAAGCACTCTAAAAACATTTGTAGCAAACAGAATAATTGAGATTCAAGCTGTTACAAATTTGGAACAATGGCATCATGTTACATCTAAAGACAATCCAGCTGATTTATTGACGAGAGGATTAAATGGAAACGAACTAAAGGATTTAAAATTATGGTGGAATGGACCGCGTTGGTTATTATTCGATAGTCAAGCATGGCCATTGCAGACGAAAGATAACATTGACAATTTACCAGAATTAAAAGTTCAGTCTCATACCGTTCTTGTAGGCAATGtagaagaatttttaatatttcagaGATTTTCAAACTTACGACCATTACTCAGAGTAATTTCCTATGTGAAACGATTCATAtataattgtcaaaaaaatgcAGATGATCgcatgaaaaataatatttccaTAGAAGAGTTGAATGCAACTATGAATACATTATTGAGAATAGCTCAAGGAGAAATGTTTAGCGACGAGATCGAACAATTGCAAAAACGAGATGAAATCCATATCAAGAGCAATTTGTTGGGATTAAATCCATTCATTGATAATGAACAAATTCTAAGGGTTGGAGGTAGATTGCATTAATCTGATTTCGCATATGAAAAGAAACATCCAGCACTTTTACACAACAAAGTTGATCTTTCAAACTGAACACTTAAACTTGTGTTACGCTGGTCCTCAGTTCCAGTTATATCCAATTGTCAACTTTTTCTTCAAgttgtataatatatttttctcttcACAAAGATCAAAATGTTTTCCGAATATTCCGTAAAGAATAAAGCATAAgtgacaacaaaaataaaaacatttcgaaCAATGTGGTAGACAAAATCAGTCAACTCACTAAGTTGTTTAAACAATCGTACATATTTAAtcagcgaattttgaaatcggTCATTTACATCATTGCATTCACCGTGCATCgtactttcgatcgagattttgatgactaaaattggtcaattagttaaggagataattaatgtgtttgattaattcgttttttgcgttttaataaaaatccttTCATTTGAGatgtaaaacattaaaatccgtcaaaccgttgTTTAGTTATGTGGTTATAGCaaatgtaatcaaaattaattttttcttattgggggctagacttccagtcggCAGATTTGCGGGGTCATTTCAATGGCGATACgcaggtaattagtaaattttgagatCGGGCATTTCCGCCTTCTCATTCATTGTGGATAATACTTTCGATCAAGATGTTTGTGgatatatatgtatgtatccacaatataaattaatattttaataaataataatacgaACTACATTCACAGGACTGATAAAATCGATTGATTATTttgaatgataataatattaataattttatatagtaaCGTTCTCCTTTGTTTTGTACATGTCGTGTGCACAGCATGCTACAGCCACTTCCCCTCCTATacagattaataaaaagaggaatatggtggttaaagaaaaaagaaatcatatttaaaaattgaaagtaacttttttttgaatttttatattatgagAATTGATTGCCTCGCTGTGGTGACAtatgtaattttcttttaaaagaaatgctgGTTTAAGGTTGTTGATGTTAACAGCTACTTccttgttatttttgaaaattacaaaatatttcggaaatgtttttatcacTTTAAATGGGCCTAATAATATCTTGGTGTTAAAGAGGGTTGAATcccattaattttgacaaaaacaaattttgaaatgaataaatctttatgaataaatGGTTTTTGGTTGGAATGAAAAACTGTGTTTACTGGTTTCAAACAAGAGAATGTTTCTCGTAAACTAGATAGCAATGGATCAGATTCCAAAGGGTGttgaatattaacaaaaaattctccTGGAAGCCTAAGTGGTTGACCGTATACAAGTTCGGCAGATGAACAACCTAGGTCTTCCTTAAGAGATGATCTGAGGCCTAGGAGAACCAAGGGAAGAaccaaagtacccttaaaattcactaaagaatcaccacttgaagtttgttgcagtcattcagatacactctgtatatacagggtgttccggtgactcggggcataaaattaacctcatatactagagcaaaaatgatgacgattcgtgaaaaaaaattattataaaagtcttcaaatgatCAAGATataggccatcaaagttcaaaagttttaacacatttttctaaatattttcatatattatacaacaagacgatcgaaaatactcgataaTACGAGACGTATTGCCTGAAACACCACGAGACCGAAGGTGGAGTGGTGTTTTTTAAGGCAATACGTCGAGattcgagtattttcgattgtcgtgttgtatatggctagactatttcatgaataaaaaattacatatttttagaattttaatatttttttaataaattacattgattGTTATGGAAACATGCATGGATGtctcgaaattaattaaatgtcaaacaagcgataatacaaaggttcgtattacagcgataatacaaaggttcgtattacagcgataatacaaaggttcgtattaTCGTTCTCCATGGTTACGGCCAAATAACCGCTGAAATACTCGCAATTGACGGAAAACCGCGAATTCTTATTGGCTGTTAACGATATGAATGAAATAGTCAATACTatttatggtagagcgttgaaatttggtagagggtaaacaaatatcaagcaaaatcattgaaccaattttgactttgatcgggcggcggcaaccatgctatacaggctgtccctaaaatttgtttgctcagaacttttttgttcgctcgtaaccctacatttatttttgtactttttaatagaaaatttattttagaaacaattatcactctttgaaaatt from Onthophagus taurus isolate NC unplaced genomic scaffold, IU_Otau_3.0 ScKx7SY_13, whole genome shotgun sequence carries:
- the LOC139432278 gene encoding uncharacterized protein; the protein is MKSFKTTSMSYTRITYYKLLSEAKVRHKSSQISDSTNIISSCSLVSFQKSNSIKLPQIKLPQFGGKYEDWLEYRDTFESLIHANLEIGEIEKFHYIRASLHDKAAQIINSIEFSATNYNIAWDLLCERYNNKRLLVHNHLKSIFGINTIAKESAIEIRTLIDDMSKHMRSLTSLDQPTKHWDTLIIHITSAKLDHKTAREWEECKYQSEFPTLEEFKQFLKSKAELLETLQLNQPQKPNDIKRVMLVTKNKCSACQQEHQIYQYSKFIEMPINKRIEHIKEMKFCNNCLKPGYFNANCNYGSCKKCNAQHNTLLHFDKPAKNELATTLSSRVQSSENLLSTINIAIKGINQKSSNITEQCKTIISSCNSSFKAEISCLIVKQICDALPNKFFDVLTIPVHLPLADPTFNRPGDIDLLIGANIFWKSLCVGQVSLGKGQLLLNKTVFGWVVSGEANSASDSQTITCNFSYERDIQQQLQQFWELEKFENTRKLTKEEQFCEQHYLDTTIRNKNGRFVVKIPFKDSLDKLGNSYNMTLNRFTNLERKLNGDASRRKVYNQFMLEYENLGHMIKINKPEEADYSYYMPHHCVQKADSLTTKHRVVFDASASTSSDKDVSVYELNTVTYGTATASYLAIRSLLQTTLKNENLQEASLRIKRDFYVDDLITGFDSVEEATKICEQITNILRSYGFELAKWNRECKQQIQIHGFADASEKAYGCCIYLRSENGDYVNTRLLCAKSKVAPLKITTISRLELCACLHLAKMLTIEKRSLTLDLHKIYLWTDSKIVLAWLNANASTLKTFVANRIIEIQAVTNLEQWHHVTSKDNPADLLTRGLNGNELKDLKLWWNGPRWLLFDSQAWPLQTKDNIDNLPELKVQSHTVLVGNVEEFLIFQRFSNLRPLLRVISYVKRFIYNCQKNADDRMKNNISIEELNATMNTLLRIAQGEMFSDEIEQLQKRDEIHIKSNLLGLNPFIDNEQILRVGVFKMESYTFSEQTDMILTLGECHGNAVAATNRYREKFPNRRAPNRKTFLRTETRLRENGTFKPKF